The following coding sequences are from one Venturia canescens isolate UGA chromosome 5, ASM1945775v1, whole genome shotgun sequence window:
- the LOC122411072 gene encoding juvenile hormone esterase-like, translating into MASRQKCLRSVHFFVLISCLSFVENKSVTIEQGDLRGNTLTSRGGRNFTAFRGIPYAQPPINKLRFKNPVPADSWNGTFVADEEGNRCPQLNVSSGEAFGNEDCLYLNVYTPKTNPVTLYPTIVYIHGGAFTRGHGGADYVGPQYIMDKDIVFVSMNYRLGALGFLSTGDAAAPGNFGLKDQLLALRWVNENVKAFGGDPQRITLAGQSAGSVSVNLHALSEASIGLFNQYITQSGSPLSFWAYRDISSHKKYASDLGKHVGCPTNDSEVLIECLRRIEVYDLLTTEIFSGISTEFNTWVPTNEPPLEGAFITESPIELLLGNKLRDYPWISGNVADEGLILSAHLYVHEDFYDFVAKDVVKFLQYLTITFIDTNNSTTLGTDIAEFYLKNVDLSNKDALIQALTRIVNDVGFLLPAIIQMQIALNRMKSPFYYYLFEYRGTNSETERTLHENRDIGVAHGDELFYIFPPTKTNLASGGGMVHLDETMINIMTDLWSSFAYNGVPVTKHMHETNTWKPFDQEMTYLGIGGRNHTMLTVGKNLQHERMRFWIKQLFKYAFHMFTKKNNK; encoded by the exons ATGGCCAGTAGGCAAAAGTGTCTCCGCTCggtgcatttttttgtattaattTCGTGCTTAAGTTTTGTGGAAAATAAAAGCGTTACGATCGAGCAAGGGGATTTACGAGGCAACACATTGACCTCGAGAGGGGGTAGAAATTTTACTGCTTTTCGTGGCATCCCTTATGCCCAACCACCGATCAACAAGCTCAG ATTTAAAAATCCTGTGCCGGCGGATTCATGGAACGGTACATTCGTGGCAGACGAAGAAGGTAATCGATGCCCTCAACTGAATGTATCCAGCGGCGAAGCCTTCGGCAATGAAGACTGTTTATATTTGAACGTGTACACGCCGAAG ACGAATCCGGTGACTTTGTATCCGACCATAGTATACATCCATGGAGGTGCTTTCACGAGGGGGCATGGAGGTGCCGACTACGTCGGCCCCCAGTACATAATGGACAAAGATATCGTGTTCGTATCGATGAACTACCGTCTGGGTGCTCTGGGTTTTTTGAGCACTGGTGATGCTGCAGCACCTGGCAACTTCGGTCTTAAAGATCAGCTCTTAGCGCTCCGATGGGTTAATGAAAACGTGAAAGCGTTTGGCGGCGATCCGCAGAGGATCACACTCGCCGGACAGAGCGCTGGCAGCGTCAGCGTCAATCTTCATGCTTTGTCTGAAGCCAGTATTG GCCTATTCAATCAATACATAACCCAGAGCGGAAGTCCATTATCTTTCTGGGCATATCGCGATATATCGAGCCACAAAAAATACGCGAGCGATCTCGGAAAGCACGTTGGTTGCCCGACTAATGATTCGGAGGTCTTAATCGAGTGTCTTCGTCGCATCGAGGTCTACGATCTTCTTACTACGGAAATCTTCAGCGGAATTTCAACAGAATTCAACACCTGGGTACCCACCAATGAACCACCGCTCGAGGGCGCTTTTATCACTGAAAGTCCAATCGAATTACTTCTCGGCAATAAATTACGCGATTATCCGTGGATATCTGGCAACGTGGCCGACGAAGGGCTCATCTTATCGGCAC ACCTTTACGTCCACGAGGACTTTTACGACTTCGTAGCAAAAGAtgtcgtcaaatttttacaatactTAACGATAACCTTCATCGACACGAATAATTCGACGACCCTGGGCACGGACATCGCCGAGTTTTACTTGAAGAATGTCGATCTCAGTAATAAGGATGCT CTCATTCAAGCACTAACGCGAATCGTAAACGACGTTGGTTTTTTACTCCCTGCTATCATACAAATGCAAATTGctttgaatcgaatgaaaagtcCTTTTTACTACTATCTGTTCGAGTACCGGGGCACGAACAGCGAAACCGAGAGAACTTTGCATGAAAATCGGGACATCGGTGTGGCTCACGGCGACGAATTGTTCTACATTTTTCCACCAACGAAAACTAATCTCGCGTCCGGAGGTGGAATGGTTCACCTCGATGAAACGATGATCAACATTATGACAGATCTTTGGAGTTCGTTCGCCTATAACGG GGTTCCAGTGACGAAACACATGCACGAGACCAACACCTGGAAGCCCTTCGACCAAGAAATGACCTATTTGGGAATAGGTGGTCGCAATCATACAATGTTGACCGTTGGAAAGAACTTGCAACACGAGCGAATGCGCTTTTGGATAAAGCAGTTGTTCAAATATGCATTTCACATGTTtaccaaaaaaaataacaagtgA